The sequence GCCGGGGTGGAGACCGACGACCGCGGCTTCGTCCGGGTGGACGAGTACCGCCGCACCACCCGGGAAGGGGTCTACGCCATCGGTGACTGCGCCAACCGCCACCAGACCGCCAACCACGCCATGGCCGACGGCGTGGTGGCCGTGAAGAACATCCTGGAGGCGGAGAGCACCGAGGCGAACGACGCCATGGTGCCGGAGGTGGTCTACTCCGCCCTGGAGCTGGCCCGGGTCGGGCTGGACGACGACGAGGCCGAGGACGCCGAGTACGAGCCGGCGGTGGGCTTCACCAGCTTCGAGACCAACCCCAAGGCCGTGGGCCAGGACACCGACGAGGGCTTCACCCGCCTGTTGGTGGACATGGACGAGGGCACCCTGCTCGGCGGCGAGATCGTCGGCGACTCCGCCGGTGAGCTAATCCACATCCTCACCAGCCACCCCGACCCCGACACGGCCCTCTCCCAGATCGCTGCGGGCCGCTTCAACCACCCCGCCATGGCCGAGGAGGTGCTCAACAGCACCGAGACCCTGGCCGCCAACTGGGGCCTCGGGCCGGAGATCTTCGGCACGGACTGAACCCCCTCACGCCTCGACGGCGGCGAGGAAGCGCCGCACCGTTTCCTCCCCCGGAGGCACCGGCGGGAGCCCCGGATACCCCTCCGCTCGCACCGCGTCCCGGGCCAGGTCGAGGCGGCTCTGGGACACCGCATGGGCGTGGCCGCGCTCCCGGTGGTAGCGGGCCAGGTACTCCTGCTCGCTCTGGCCGGGGGTGGGGATCAGCAGGGCACGCTTGCCGAGCCGCGCCACCTCGGAGAGGGTGGACAGGCCCGAGCGACAGACCACCAGCCGGGCGCGGTTCATCATCGCCCCCTGCACCTCCCGGTCCAGGTGGCCGTATACGGTCACCCGTCCCCCCTCCAAGGTCCGCTCCGTGGCCTCCTGCCTCCCGAGGGTGACCACCACCCGGCCCGGCAGCCCCTCCACCTGCCCCAGCACCCGCTGCGCCAGCATGGTGCGCTGCGGCTCCTCCCCGGAGAGGGTGACGAAGCAGTCCAGCTCCGGTGCGCCTTCGCGCGGAGCCAGGTCGGTTATGGGCCCGATGTAAGTTAGGCGCCCTCCCCAATCGCAGGATAGATGGTGGCTCAGGTCGCCGGTGAGCCCGCCGTCCTCCGCCCGATCCGGCACCAGGATCCGCCGGAAGGGGGCCAGGAGGCGGCGCTGGTGGGCCTCCACCGCCCGCTCCAGGAGGCGGGGGCGGCCGGGGACGATCTGGCGCAGGGACTGGGTAAGGAAGTAGCTGGGCACCTCGGGGTCCACCACCCCGAAGCGGGTGTCGGAGACGATGCGGTCGATCCCCTGCTGGCGGCACAGCTCCCGAGTGAAGCGGCGCTCCCGCCGGTAAGCGCGGAGCACCCGGGGCAGGGAGAGGGTCAGCCGGGCGTAGAAGCCGGCGGCGGTGCGGCTGAAGGGCTTGGGGATCCCCGGCAGGTCGTGGAAAGCGCACCGCCCCGCCAGCTCACACTCCAGGAGCCGCAGGGCGGGGCCCGTGGACAGGACGGTTACGGCGTGGCCGGCCTCCAGGAGGCCGCGGATGAGCGGCAGGGCCCGGGTGGCATGGCCCAGGCCCCAGTCGTGCACCGCGAACAGGATCCGTTGTCCGGCCATGGCCGCTCCCGCGGTCCGCCGCTCCTCTCTCCATCCCGACAGGCCCTTCCAAGCCTGGCAAGTGCCGCGATGGCCGGTTCTTCCAAAACCTGTCCAGGCCCCACGCAAAAAGGCCCGCCGTCGGGCGGGCCTTTCAGGGGGGTTCACGGGACGGTCTAGTGGCCGGCGCCCAGCTCCACGTCCTTGTCGTGCAGGGCCAGCCGGTCGTGGAGTTCGCCGCTGGAACCGCCCGGGCTTTTGACATCCACCTCCATGCCGCGGCGGCGGAACTTGCCCACCACCTTGTCGATGGCGTCCACGGCGGAGCTGTCCCACAGGGCCACGTCCCGGAGGTCGAGGACCACATGGTGGATGGGCTCGCGGTAGTCGAAGCTGTCGATGAACTTATCCACCGCCACGAAGAAGAGCTGCCCGGAGACGGTGTAGGTGCGCGTCCGCCCGTCCGGGGAGAGCGCGCTGGTCACCCCGATGGCCTTGGCCATCTTGCGGGCGAAGAAGATGGCGCTGAGCACCACGCCCGCCAGCACGCCCATGGACAGGTCGTGGGTGATCACCACCGTGGCCACGGTGACCACCAGCACGGTGGCGTCGGTGCGCGGCAGCCGGTGCAGGGTCTTCAGCGACCCCCAGTCGAAGGTGGCGATGGAGACCATGATCATCACCGCCACCAGGGCGGCCATGGGGATGATGGAGACCAGATCGCCGAGCACCAGGATAAAGAACAGCAGATAGATCCCCGCCGCCAGGGTGGAAAGCCGGCCCAGCCCGCCGGACTGGATGTTGATCATGGACTGGCCAATCATGGCGCAGCTGGCCATGCCGCCGAAGAAGCCGGTGACGATGTTGGCTATGCCCTGCCCCTGGGACTCGGTGTTCTTGCCGCTGGGGGTGTCGGTGAGGTCGTCGACGATGGAAGCGGTGAGCAGCGACTCCAGCAGACCCACCACCGCCAGGGCCAGGGAGGTGGGGGCGACGATCTGCAGAGTCTCCCAGGTCCACGGCACGTCGGGCAGCAGGAACACCGGCAGGCCGTCGGGCAGCTCGCCCATGTCGCCCACCTGGAGGGTCTCCAGCCCCTGCCACCAGACCACCGCCGTAAGGGCCACGATGACCACCAGCGGCGCCGGCAACAGGCGCGGGTAACCGGGCAGGTGCGGCAGGGTGTAGAGGAGCGCAAGCCCCACCCCCACCATGATCCACATGGTGGTATTGCCGTCGGTGAGGTAGTGGACCTGGGAGAGGAAGATGAGGATGGCCAGGGCGTTGACGAAGCCCACCATCACCGTGCGCGGGATGAACATCATGTAGCGCGCCAGCTTCGCCCAAGCGAACAGGATCTGGATCACCCCGGTGAGGAGGGTCGCCACCAGCAGGTACTGCAGCCCATGGTCCGCCACCAGGTCCACCACCAGCAGGGCCATGGCGCCGGTGGCCGCCGAGATCATGCCCGGCCGGCCGCCGGCGAAAGCGATGACCACCGCCATGGTGAAGGAGGCATAGAGGCCCACCTGGGGATCTAGGCCGGCCACCAGGGAGAAGGCGATGGCCTCCGGGATCAGGGCCAGGGCCACCACGGCCCCGGCGATGAGGTCGCCGCGGACGTTAAAGAGCCATATGCCGCGCTGGCGCTCCCAGGCGGCCTGCAGGGTTTTCTTCACGTTGTCGTTCCTGGTGCTGCGGGAGTGAGGCGTGCGTCCAGCAGGAAAAGGAGGCAGGTGGCAACGAGAGCGCGGCCGGCAACCGCCCGCCCTTGCAACCGGCGCGATGGGGGTACAGACTGAGCACGCCGTGAAAGGCGTGAAAGCCTATCACTCTATTAGAATTTTCTAAAGACTCCGATCCGCAAGGCCCGGGAGTCTCCGACTACGGGAAGCACGCATGGCCCAGCGCGTCCTCATCGCCGTCGATTTCTCCCCCGCCTCGGCCCAGGCCCTGGCGGTGGCCCGACAGCACTTTCCCCAGGCCACCCGCCGCCTGCTCCAGGTCCTGCGCCCCTCCGACGTGGCCGCCAACAGCGCCGCCGGCGCGGCGCACACCGGCACCTCGCCCCTGTCCTCCAAGGACATGCGGGAGAGCGCGGAGAAGGAGGCAATGGAGCAGCTGGAGGCCTGGGCCCAGGAGGGCGAGGAGTGCGGCATCGACGTGGGCAACGCCGCCGAGGAGATCATGCGCCAGGCGGAGGAGTGGGGCGCCGACATGATCGTCCTGGGCACCCGGGGCCGCAGCCAGCTCGCCAACATGCTGCACGGCTCGGCCACGGAATGGCTCATCCGCCACGCCCGGCAGCCGGTGGTGGTGGTCCACGAGGTCTCCATGGACGATTCCATCCGCGCCCACCTGCCCCCCTCCGAGATCGCCGACTAGGGGCTCCCGCCCCCGGACCCTCCGTGGCCGCCGCCGGGAACCCCGCCCCGGCGCAAGGCTCTAAAGGTTTACCCTGATAAGGGGTTCCGGGGCCCTGCCCCGCTCCCCCCCCCGGCCACGGACAACCACCAGCGGAGACCATGAGCACGCCCGCCCGCCTCGGCTTCCCCCTGCTTGTCCTGGCCCTGCTGGCCGTCGGCGCTGCCTGGTGGCTGGACCGACTTCCCTTCCAACAGGACTCCGACACTCCGCCGGACGAAAAGCCCGCGAACCGCATCGCCGTGGAGGCGGCTCCGGTCACCACCGGCGCCATCACCGATGTGCGCGCCTTCACGGGCACCCTGGAGCCCGAGCAGGCCTTCACCCTGGCCCCCAAGACGGACGGGCAGCTGGAGCGCATCCACGTGGACATCGGCGACCGCGTCGAGCGTGGTCAGGTGGTGGCGGAGCTGGACGACGACGAGGCGCGCCAGGACGTGGCCGAGGCGGAGGCGCTGGTCGCCGTGGGCCGGGCCGAGCTGAGCCAGGCCAAGGCGGATGCCCGCCTCGCCCGGCGCGAGCTGGAGCGCACCGAGCGCCTGGCGGAGCGCGACATGGCCTCGGCCTCCGCCCTCGACACCGCCGAGGCGGAGGCCGAGGCCAAGGAGGCGGCGGTGGCGGTGGCCGAGGCCCGGCTGAAGCAGCGGGAGGCCGCCCTAAGCCGCACCCGGGTGCAGCTCGGCCACACCCGGATCCGCGCCCACTGGCCCGACGGCGACGCCACCCGGCTGGTGGGCGAGCGCATGGCCAACCCCGGCGACTCCATCGGCGCCCATGAGCCCCTGCTCTCCGTGGTGCGCACCGCCCCCCTCACCGCCGTGATCCAGGTGCCCGAGCGCGACTACCCGCACCTGGCCAAGGGCCAACCGGCTACCATCACCACCCGTGCGCTCCCCGGCCACCGCTTCGAGGCCACCATCGCCCGCATCGCCCCCCGGTTCGCCGAGGACAGTCGCCGGGCCCGGGTGGAGGTGCGCGCCCCCAACGAGGAGCGTGCGCTCAAGCCCGGCATGTTCGCCAACGTGGAGGTGGCCGTGGGCACCGCCGAGGACACCACCCTGGTCCCCACCGAGGCCCTGGTGCGCCGGGACGGGCAGCCCGGGGTCTACCGCATCCGCCGCAGCTCCCCGGCCAAGGTGGAATTCGTTCCGGTGACCACCGGCATCCGCAACGGCGAACGGGTCCAGGTGGTTGCGCCTGAGGACCTCGACGGCCGGGTGGTCACCCTGGGCCAGCAGCTGCTGGAGGACGGCGCCCCGGTCACCGTCGCGGAGCTGCCCGAGCTTTGAGCCTGCCCGCCTTCAGCGTCCGCCGTCCGGTGTTCACCGTCATGGTGACCCTGATCGCCGTGCTGCTCGGCGCCGTGTCGCTCTCGCGGCTGTCGGTGGACCTCATGCCGGACGTCGAGTACCCCTTCCTCACCGTGGCGGTGAACTACCCCAACGCCAGCCCCGAGGCCATGGAGGAGCTGGTGGCCCGGCCCATCGAGCGGGCGGTGGCCACGGTGCCAGGCCTGGAGGAGATCACCTCCGGATCGGCGGAAGGGGTCACCAACGTCCAGCTGCGTTTCGACTGGGGCACCGACCTCGCCGTGGCCGCCAACGACGTGCGCGACGCCCTGGACAAGGAGTTCGAGGACCCGCCGGAGGGGGCGGACCGTCCCCAGATCCGCAAGTTCGACACCGCCAACATGCCGATCATGCTCATCGGCCTGTCCACCGGCATGGACCCGGTGGCCCTGCGCCGGCTCATCGACGACCGGCTTACCCCCGCCATCCAGCAGATCCCCGGGGTGGCCCACGTGGATCCCTGGGGGGAGCCGCAGCGCGAGGTGCAGGTGCGCCTGCTGCCCGAGCGCCTCCAGGCCCTCGACCTGTCGCCGGGCGAGGTGGCCACGGCCATCGAGGAGGCCAACCTCAACCGCCCCGGCGGCAGCATAAAGCGGGGCCACACCGACTACACGGTGCGGGTCCCGGGGCGGTTCCGGAGCCTCGACCAGATGCGGGAGACGGTGATCGCCCGGCGCGGCGACGCCCTCATCGAGCTCGGCCAGATCGCCGAGATCCGCAACACCCAGCAGGAGCCCACCCGCCTGGTGCGCATCGACGGCGAGCCGGGGGTGCGCCTGGCGGTCCGCAAGCAGTCCGGGGCCAACACCGTGGAGGTGGCCGAGCGCCTGCACCGCGAGATCGAGCGCCTGCGCGGACGCCACCCGCAGATCCGGCTCACCCCGTTGTTCGACCAGTCCGAGTACATCCAGCGCTCCATCACCAACGCCACCCGCTCCATGCTCCTCGGCGCCCTGCTGGCGGTGGCGGTGCTGCTGGTGTTCCTGCGCAGCCTGCGGGCCACGGCGGTGGTGGCCACCGCCATCCCGGTGGCGGTGATCACCACCTTCGGTTTGGTCTACTTCGCCGGCTTCACCCTGAACCTCATGACCATCGGCGGCCTGGCCCTAGGGGTGGGGCTGATGGTGGACAGCGCCATCGTGGTGCTGGAGAACATGGTACGGCGCCGGGAGAGCGAGGGCCTGGCCCCAGCGGAGGCGGCGGTACGGGGCACCGGCGAGGTGGCCGCGCCGGTGGTGGCGGGTACGCTCACCACCCTGGCCATCTTCCTGCCCATGCTGTTCGCCGAGGAGCTGACCGGCCAGCTGTTCCGACAGCTCGCCTGGGTGGTGGCCTTCGCCCTGCTGGCCGCCCTGCTCGCGGCGCTGACCCTGGTGCCCATGCTCGGGGGCCGGATGCTGGGGGCGGGGGCGCACCCGGCCCCCGTCCCCCTGCGCCGGCTGGGGGACGGCATCGGCCGGACCCTGAAGCGGCTGGAGAGCCGCTACCAGGCCCTCCTGGACCGGACCCTGCGCCGCCCCTGGACGGTGGTGGGCCTGGCCCTGGCCGCCCTCGGCGCCGCCGCGGCCGCCCTGCCCCAGATCGGCACCGAATTCATGCCGCGGACCGACGAGTCCGAGGTGCAGATCAACCTGGAGATGCCGCCGGGCACCCGACTGGAGACCGTGGACCGCGCCACCCGCACCGCCGAGCGGGTAGCCGCGGCGGAGGTGCCTGAGGCGGAGGTGACCGTCACCAGCGTGGGCACCAGCGGCTACCGGCCCAGCGAGTCGGCCACCGGCTACGTGCGCGTGGGCCTGCCGCCGCGGGGCGAGCGGGAGCGCTCCAGCGCCGAGGTGGCCGAGGCCCTGCGCGAGGCCCTGGGGGCGGTGCCCGGCGCCGAGGTTCGGGTGCACACCCGCCGGCCCTTCTTCATGCGCATCCTCTCCGGCCAGGAGGAGGCCCTGGCGGTGGAGGTGCGCGGCTTCGAGCTGGACACCCTGCAGGCCTTGGCCCGGGAGGTGGAACGGCGCATCGCCGACATCGACGGCCTGACGCGGACCCGACTTTCGCGCAAGGGCGGCGCCCCGCAGGAGCTGATCCAGGTGGACCGCCAGCGGGCCGCCGACCGGGGCGTGGCCATCGCCGACATCACCGGGATCGTGGAGACGGCGGTGGGGGGCCGGGTGGCGTCGCGCTACCTGGACGCCGGGGACGAGGTGGACATCCGCGTCCAGTTCCGGGACAACCAGGTCCTGCCCCGCGAGGACTTGCTCGATCTGCGGGTTCCCGCCGACGGCGACCGCCTGGTGCGGCTGGGCAGCGTGGCAAGCCTGGAGGTTGGCGAGGGGCCCACGGTCATCGACCGCAAGGACCAGACCCGGATCGTCAGCGTCGAAGCCAACCTGGCCGGCCGAGACATGGGCTCGGTGGTGGCCGACGTGCGCGCCGCCCAGGCGGACCTGCCCGTCCCCGACAACTACGAGGTGCTCATCGGCGGCGACTGGGAGGAGCAGCAGGAGGCCTTCTCCAGCCTGTTCCTCGGCATCGCCCTGGCCCTGGTCCTGGTCTACATGGTCATGGCCAGCCTCTACGAGTCCCTGCGCGATCCCCTCATCGTCATGGGCTCGGTGCCCCTGGCCGGCATCGGCGTGGTGGCCATGCTCCTGGCCACCGGCACCACCCTCAACAGCCAGTCCCTGCTCGGGTGCGTGATCCTGGTGGGCATCGTGGTGAACAACGCCATCCTGCTGGTGGACCAGGCCAACCGCCTGCGGGCCGAGGGACGGGGGCTCCACGCCGCCCTCCGGGAGGCGGGCCGGCGCCGACTGCGGCCCATCCTCATGACCGCCACCACCACCATGCTGGCCCTGGTGCCGCTGGCCCTCGGCCTCGGCGAGGGCGGCGAGACCCAGGCGCCCATGGCCCGCGCAGTGATCGGCGGGCTATTCGTCTCCACCGCCATCACGCTGGTGCTCATCCCGGCGGTGTACGCCCTCGTCCACCGCCGCCGCGTCGCCACCGCCTGAGCCCCGGGACCTCCTCGGGCTCGGCCCCCTGCCCCCGAGCCTCCGGGCCTTCCCCCCGCTTGCAATTCATTTCCTCAGCATATAAAAGGGCTTAGCCGGTTCCGGGCGCGACCCGGGCCGTGCCCTTCGCGACATACACCAACCGGGGAGGAAGCGCGTGGAGCTCCTGGGACTGCCCGCCTGGCTGTGGTGGCTCGCCGCCGCCGTGGCCCTCGTCCTCATCGACCTGAGCCTGCTGGGAACCCAGTTCATCCTGGTGGCCACCGGCCTGGCGGCGGTGCTGGCCGCGGTGGCGGCAGCCCTCGGCACGGGGGTCACGGCCCAGGTTTGGACCTTCCTGCTCGCCACCCTGGTGCTCGTGCCCCTCATGGTCCGCCTGTTCCGCAAGGAGATGGCCAGCCGGGGCGCCGGCCCGCGGGAGCCGGGCTGGGAGCAGGGGGCGCGGGTCACCGTGGTGGCCCAGGGCGACCGCCTGGTGGCCAAGCTCAAGAGCGACCACTACCCGGTGGTCCTGGACGACGGCAGCGAGCCTCGGGAGGGGGAGACCCTGATCGTGGAGCGCATGGACGGCATCACCCTCGTCACCCACCGCCCGGAAGAAGACTAGAACCGCGGCCCCCGGGCCGCAAAAGGGGAATCCGCATGATCGACATCAGCATCGGCCTGATCGCCGCCCTCGTCATCGGCGTCGGCCTCATCGCCTTCATCGCCAAGGGCCTTTTCATCGTCCAGCAGAGCGAGGCGGTGGTGGTGGAACGCCTGGGCAGCTTCAGCCGCACCCTCGGCCCGGGCATCAACTTCCTGATCCCGGTGCTGGAGCGGGCCCGGCCCATCAAGATCCGCCGCTACGAGAGCACCGGCATCGGCTCCAAGGCCCTCGCCGAGCGGGTGGTGGAGGAGACCAAGATCGACACCCGCGAGACGGTGCTCAACTTCCCCGCCCAGCCGGTGGTGACCAACGACAACGTCTCCATCCAGATCGACGGCGCCCTCTACTTCCAGATCCAGTCGCCCAAGGACGCCGTCTACGAGGTGGAGAACCTGATCCAGGCCGTGGAGGTGCTGGCCAAGACCACCCTGCGCGCCGTGGTGGGCGCCCGCGAGCTGGACACGCTGTTCTCCTCCCGCGACGAGATCAACAACGAGCTGCAGAAGGTGATGGACGACGCCGGCAACAAGTGGGGCGTGAAGGTGAACCGCGTGGAGATCCAGGACATCACCCTCCCCGAGGAGGTGGAGAACGCTATGCGCCAGGTGATGACCGCCGAGCGCAAGCGCCGGGCCACCGTCACCGAGGCCAACGGCTACAAAGAGGCGCAGATCAAGGAGGCCGAGGGCGACAAGGAAGCGGCCATCCAGCGCGCCGAGGGCGAGAAGGGGGCCATCGAGAAGGTGCTCTCCGCCGGCCAGCAGATGCAGAAGGACATCGACCCGCAGATGGTGATCAGCTACCTCATCGCCCAGCGCTACATGGAGAAGCTCCCGGAGATCGCCAAGGACGGCGAGCGGGTGCTGGTGCCCTATGAGGCTACCGGGTTACTGGGGAGTCTGGAGTCTATTCAGGGGTTGTTTCCCGGGAACGGGAAATTTTGACGGAATGAAACCTTTCAAATAAAGAGACATTTTTGGCGTCCGCTTTCTAGATATTCTATCTTTAATAGCTTCTCAAACATAAAGCCAAAAGCCATGCACCTAGATTTTTCTTACAAATTCATACGAACAGCAAGAACAAGAGAGAGTGAATCTTATGTTATATGGAAATTTGACCCAAGCTACCAAGATAGCGTGCGGGCAGGACATATTGATTTACACATAGAAGGTAAAATATACCACGGTAATATAATATTAGAGATAGAATTGGAAGAGGAAGAAGTTGGTATCCTTATCCACCAAATAGACAATACTTGCGTTGGTTGGGACAGGGATGACTTCATAGTTCAAGTATTTTCGGGAAAAGAAATTGGATACTACTCAGATTTCATAACGGAAGAGGAGCGGGGTGAGGAGTATCCCTTACGCAAAGATATTAAACATATCAAAGAAAACATGGACACCTTTTTTGGGAAATTTCAATACACCCGCTCAAAAATTTCAGAGCATGCAGTTGAATCATATTTCTCAGAACTAGGGTTTGAGGCAAAACGCGCCGACAAAGACTTAGATGCACTGAAAGTAGACGTAATAGCAGAATCAAAAGATGAAATAATCTATACCCAAGTAAAATTGGGGCAAATTTCAGAAAAGTCCATGAGGGAGGTAGCACAATCGATTTACAGCCTGCCTCATCCGGATAGTAAGAGGAAATCAGCCGCTTTTGTTGCTAAGCATTTCCCTTATAAATCAGAATTAATACGCGGCAAACTGGAGGAAAAATTTGGGATAAGGATTTTTTGCATAAGCCTCAATCAAATAATTATGGCAACCCCAGAATACAAGCAATCTTTATTTTAAACTTATTGACTTTAAAGGCCCATAGAAGCCATAAAATTTAAATAAAATCGAACACTTAAAAGTAAACACCATGACCCTCTCCGAGCTCAAATACATCATCGCCCTGGCCCGCCACCGCCACTTCGGCCGGGCAGCGGAGGCCGCCTTCGTGGCCCAGCCCACGCTCTCCGTGGCGGTGAAGAAGCTGGAGGAGGAGCTGGGGGTGGCGCTGTTCGAGCGCGGTACCACGGCAGTGACGCCCACCCCGGTGGGCGAGCGGGTGGTGGAGCAGGCGCAGCGGGTGCTGGAGGGGGTGGAGGAGATCGGCGCGCTGGCCTCCGCGGCCCGGGATCCGCTGGGCGAGCCGCTGCGCCTGGGCGCCATCTTCACCGTGGGGCCCTATCTGCTGCCGCACCTGGTGCCCCGCCTCCACGAGGCGGCGCCCGGCATGCCGCTAGTGGTGGAAGAGGGCTACACCGCCGACCTCACCGAGCGTCTCAAGCGCGGCGAGCTGGACGTCATCCTCATCTCCCTGCCCTTCGAGGTGCCTGGACTGGTCACCCGGCCCCTCTATGACGAGCCCTTCACGGTGGTGCTGCCCGCCTCCCACCCCTGGAGCGGGCGTGAAAGCGTGGGCCGCGAGGAGCTGGGGACGGAGACGGTGCTGCTGCTCAACGACGGCCACTGCTTCCGCGACCAGGTGCTCGCCCACTGCCCGGAATGCCGCCCCGAGAGCGGCCAGCCGGCGGGCATGGCCCGCACCGTGGAGAGCAGCTCCCTGGAGACCATCCGCTACATGGTGGCCTCCGGCCTGGGGGTGTCGGTGATGCCGTGCACCGCCGTGGGCGGCGAGCTGTTCAACCAGCGCCTGCTGGCGCAGCGCCGCTTTGCCGCCGAAGCTCCCAGCCGCCGCATCGCCCTGGCCTGGCGGGAGAGCTTTCCCCGGCCCGAGGCCGTGGAGGCGGTAGCGGCGGCGGTGCGCCAATGCCCGCTCACCTGCGCATCCTTCCCCGATAGCTGAATCCTATCTCCTTCATCGCGCTAATTCATTTAACCTATTTCTTGCCGCCGCCTATTCTTTCCCTCGT comes from Thiohalorhabdus denitrificans and encodes:
- a CDS encoding glycosyltransferase; this translates as MAGQRILFAVHDWGLGHATRALPLIRGLLEAGHAVTVLSTGPALRLLECELAGRCAFHDLPGIPKPFSRTAAGFYARLTLSLPRVLRAYRRERRFTRELCRQQGIDRIVSDTRFGVVDPEVPSYFLTQSLRQIVPGRPRLLERAVEAHQRRLLAPFRRILVPDRAEDGGLTGDLSHHLSCDWGGRLTYIGPITDLAPREGAPELDCFVTLSGEEPQRTMLAQRVLGQVEGLPGRVVVTLGRQEATERTLEGGRVTVYGHLDREVQGAMMNRARLVVCRSGLSTLSEVARLGKRALLIPTPGQSEQEYLARYHRERGHAHAVSQSRLDLARDAVRAEGYPGLPPVPPGEETVRRFLAAVEA
- a CDS encoding SulP family inorganic anion transporter — encoded protein: MKKTLQAAWERQRGIWLFNVRGDLIAGAVVALALIPEAIAFSLVAGLDPQVGLYASFTMAVVIAFAGGRPGMISAATGAMALLVVDLVADHGLQYLLVATLLTGVIQILFAWAKLARYMMFIPRTVMVGFVNALAILIFLSQVHYLTDGNTTMWIMVGVGLALLYTLPHLPGYPRLLPAPLVVIVALTAVVWWQGLETLQVGDMGELPDGLPVFLLPDVPWTWETLQIVAPTSLALAVVGLLESLLTASIVDDLTDTPSGKNTESQGQGIANIVTGFFGGMASCAMIGQSMINIQSGGLGRLSTLAAGIYLLFFILVLGDLVSIIPMAALVAVMIMVSIATFDWGSLKTLHRLPRTDATVLVVTVATVVITHDLSMGVLAGVVLSAIFFARKMAKAIGVTSALSPDGRTRTYTVSGQLFFVAVDKFIDSFDYREPIHHVVLDLRDVALWDSSAVDAIDKVVGKFRRRGMEVDVKSPGGSSGELHDRLALHDKDVELGAGH
- a CDS encoding universal stress protein → MAQRVLIAVDFSPASAQALAVARQHFPQATRRLLQVLRPSDVAANSAAGAAHTGTSPLSSKDMRESAEKEAMEQLEAWAQEGEECGIDVGNAAEEIMRQAEEWGADMIVLGTRGRSQLANMLHGSATEWLIRHARQPVVVVHEVSMDDSIRAHLPPSEIAD
- a CDS encoding efflux RND transporter periplasmic adaptor subunit — translated: MSTPARLGFPLLVLALLAVGAAWWLDRLPFQQDSDTPPDEKPANRIAVEAAPVTTGAITDVRAFTGTLEPEQAFTLAPKTDGQLERIHVDIGDRVERGQVVAELDDDEARQDVAEAEALVAVGRAELSQAKADARLARRELERTERLAERDMASASALDTAEAEAEAKEAAVAVAEARLKQREAALSRTRVQLGHTRIRAHWPDGDATRLVGERMANPGDSIGAHEPLLSVVRTAPLTAVIQVPERDYPHLAKGQPATITTRALPGHRFEATIARIAPRFAEDSRRARVEVRAPNEERALKPGMFANVEVAVGTAEDTTLVPTEALVRRDGQPGVYRIRRSSPAKVEFVPVTTGIRNGERVQVVAPEDLDGRVVTLGQQLLEDGAPVTVAELPEL
- a CDS encoding efflux RND transporter permease subunit — translated: MSLPAFSVRRPVFTVMVTLIAVLLGAVSLSRLSVDLMPDVEYPFLTVAVNYPNASPEAMEELVARPIERAVATVPGLEEITSGSAEGVTNVQLRFDWGTDLAVAANDVRDALDKEFEDPPEGADRPQIRKFDTANMPIMLIGLSTGMDPVALRRLIDDRLTPAIQQIPGVAHVDPWGEPQREVQVRLLPERLQALDLSPGEVATAIEEANLNRPGGSIKRGHTDYTVRVPGRFRSLDQMRETVIARRGDALIELGQIAEIRNTQQEPTRLVRIDGEPGVRLAVRKQSGANTVEVAERLHREIERLRGRHPQIRLTPLFDQSEYIQRSITNATRSMLLGALLAVAVLLVFLRSLRATAVVATAIPVAVITTFGLVYFAGFTLNLMTIGGLALGVGLMVDSAIVVLENMVRRRESEGLAPAEAAVRGTGEVAAPVVAGTLTTLAIFLPMLFAEELTGQLFRQLAWVVAFALLAALLAALTLVPMLGGRMLGAGAHPAPVPLRRLGDGIGRTLKRLESRYQALLDRTLRRPWTVVGLALAALGAAAAALPQIGTEFMPRTDESEVQINLEMPPGTRLETVDRATRTAERVAAAEVPEAEVTVTSVGTSGYRPSESATGYVRVGLPPRGERERSSAEVAEALREALGAVPGAEVRVHTRRPFFMRILSGQEEALAVEVRGFELDTLQALAREVERRIADIDGLTRTRLSRKGGAPQELIQVDRQRAADRGVAIADITGIVETAVGGRVASRYLDAGDEVDIRVQFRDNQVLPREDLLDLRVPADGDRLVRLGSVASLEVGEGPTVIDRKDQTRIVSVEANLAGRDMGSVVADVRAAQADLPVPDNYEVLIGGDWEEQQEAFSSLFLGIALALVLVYMVMASLYESLRDPLIVMGSVPLAGIGVVAMLLATGTTLNSQSLLGCVILVGIVVNNAILLVDQANRLRAEGRGLHAALREAGRRRLRPILMTATTTMLALVPLALGLGEGGETQAPMARAVIGGLFVSTAITLVLIPAVYALVHRRRVATA
- a CDS encoding NfeD family protein, which encodes MELLGLPAWLWWLAAAVALVLIDLSLLGTQFILVATGLAAVLAAVAAALGTGVTAQVWTFLLATLVLVPLMVRLFRKEMASRGAGPREPGWEQGARVTVVAQGDRLVAKLKSDHYPVVLDDGSEPREGETLIVERMDGITLVTHRPEED
- a CDS encoding SPFH domain-containing protein, whose translation is MIDISIGLIAALVIGVGLIAFIAKGLFIVQQSEAVVVERLGSFSRTLGPGINFLIPVLERARPIKIRRYESTGIGSKALAERVVEETKIDTRETVLNFPAQPVVTNDNVSIQIDGALYFQIQSPKDAVYEVENLIQAVEVLAKTTLRAVVGARELDTLFSSRDEINNELQKVMDDAGNKWGVKVNRVEIQDITLPEEVENAMRQVMTAERKRRATVTEANGYKEAQIKEAEGDKEAAIQRAEGEKGAIEKVLSAGQQMQKDIDPQMVISYLIAQRYMEKLPEIAKDGERVLVPYEATGLLGSLESIQGLFPGNGKF
- a CDS encoding hydrogen peroxide-inducible genes activator, which produces MTLSELKYIIALARHRHFGRAAEAAFVAQPTLSVAVKKLEEELGVALFERGTTAVTPTPVGERVVEQAQRVLEGVEEIGALASAARDPLGEPLRLGAIFTVGPYLLPHLVPRLHEAAPGMPLVVEEGYTADLTERLKRGELDVILISLPFEVPGLVTRPLYDEPFTVVLPASHPWSGRESVGREELGTETVLLLNDGHCFRDQVLAHCPECRPESGQPAGMARTVESSSLETIRYMVASGLGVSVMPCTAVGGELFNQRLLAQRRFAAEAPSRRIALAWRESFPRPEAVEAVAAAVRQCPLTCASFPDS